The nucleotide sequence CTTCTCTTAACTCAGCTACAGCTTTTTGATCATCTGATTCCAATGCTTTTAACTCAGCACTTGCCAAATGGTGCATAAATTCTAATTCAACTCCAATATGATCTGCAGATACTGTACGCGCTTTTTCAAAATCAACCATAAAATCGTATGCACTGTACATATCTGTAACAGGATTAGCTCCACCTGTTTCAACCATCTGATCTTCTCTTGTATAAAAAGTCTCATACGGTATTAAGTGTAATACTGAAAGATTCACAAAATCAGGATTTATGAACTCATCTAGTAACTTTTTATTTTCTACTTCTTTTAAAGCGCCCCACTCTTTAAACGTAGGAAAAAACTCCAAAATATTTTCAT is from Sulfurimonas sp. and encodes:
- a CDS encoding molecular chaperone, translating into MQQTQARINIYALLSRVLLQELDLELLKTIQNDENILEFFPTFKEWGALKEVENKKLLDEFINPDFVNLSVLHLIPYETFYTREDQMVETGGANPVTDMYSAYDFMVDFEKARTVSADHIGVELEFMHHLASAELKALESDDQKAVAELREVQYEFLNKHLLNWAPMYLINLKYEARTPLYYDAADLALEFILSDNEYLTEELKK